The genome window AATGTAATTGTTATATGCATCTTCATAAGGAACTTCAGGTTTTTTTGGAGGCAATACCTTGTTCATCGCTAAGTTAGAAATGTATGAAGTAAATCCTTCATCCATCCATTCGTGTTTGGTTTCGTTAGTTGCTAATACAAATTGGAACCAAGAATGCGCCATTTCATGAGCGGTTACACCTACTAAACTTCCAAAAGCTCTATTTCCTGTTATTAAAGTACACATTCCATATTCCATTCCACCATCGCCACCTTGAATTACAGAATATTGTTTGTAAGGATAAAGTCCAACGTTTTCATTGAAAAACGCTAATAATTCTGCAGTTTTAGGTTGCATTTTTTTCCAATTTTCTAAATTTTCTTTCTTGTTTTTGTATAAGAAATGCAATTCCACATTGTTTGGACCTAAAATCATGTCATGAATGAATTCGTTATCGGCACCCCAAGCAAAATCATGCACGTTTGGCGCATAAAAATGCCAAGTTAATGTTTTGGTTTTCTTTGGATAAACAACTTGCACGCCAGCATCTTGATATCCATGCCCAATTTCATTTTTGTTTTGTAAATAACCTGTTCCGCCGATTGTGTACGCTTTATCAATTGTGATTTTTACATCAAAATTTCCCCAAACCCCATGAAATTCTCTAGCGATATATGGATTAGCGTGCCATCCTTCAAAATCGTATTCACATAATTTTGGATACCATTGGGTCATTGATAAAGCAACGCCTTCTTCAGAAATTCTTCCAGAACGACGAATTTGTAATGGCACTTGACCATCAAAATCTAACGAAAGTGTTGTTTTTTGTTTTGGTAAAATAGGTTTTACTAAAGTAACTTCTAAAATAGTTCCTACTACTTTTGTGGTTGCAGAAACTCCATCTTGTTTAAAATTAGTGATGTTTAAATAGCCAATTTCATTTGGTTTTAAAGTGCTAATTCTACTTTCTTTAACCTCTTTTCCTTCTTTTTTGAACGTTTTCACCATTCGCTTATCAGGGTCAGAAATAGCTTGAAGTCTGGCATCCATTTCGCTTTCTGGTTGAAACGCATTGTTGTACAAATGATAGAAAACTTTGTGTAAGGTGTCAGGTGAATTATTTGTGTACACAATTTCCTGTTTTCCTTTGTATTGGAATTTTTTTACATCCATATTCACCTCCATTTTATAGTCAACGTGTTGTTGCCAATACCCTGGATTTGGATTGTTTTGTGCAAAGCTAGTACAAGAAACTAGTAAAAAAAGTAATTTTTTCATAATCAATTTTTTAAAAGAAAAACCTACAAGAATTTAACAACCTGTAGGTTTTTGGTTTTACTAAAGTAATGATACTTTTATTTTTTTGCCATTTTAGCTGCTAAAACTAAAGCGTTGTAGGCATTAACAATTCTTCCCGATTTAGAAGCGTCTGCAAAGTTTGCTTTATGCTTATCTTCACCAATTGTAACTGTGTTTTTTAATGGTGTTCCGCTTTCCATGATGATTTGCTTAACTTGAACTGCAGTTAAACTTGGATAGTAAGAACGAATTAATGTTGCAACACCAGCTACGTTAGGAGAAGCCATTGAAGTTCCTTGTAAATATTCATAGGTATTTAATGGAGTAGTAGCATAAATTTTATCTCCTGGAGCATAAATATCTACATTGTTTTTTCCGTAGTTAGAAAAACTTGCTATCATTTTAGTTCCGTAAGTTGGAGAAAGCGCTCCAATGATTAATACGTTTTTAGCGTATTCTGGACTTCCATCATAGGTATCGTTTGGATATTTGTTTTTTACATCTAAATCATAAGATTCGTTTCCAGCAGCGATAACTACTAAAACGTCTTTTGATTCAGCATATTTGATGGCATCCATAACCCATTCTTTGTGTTGTGAATAGTATTTTCCAAAAGAACCATTGATTACTTTCGCACCATTATCTGCAGCATAGCGAATAGCCAACGCAATATCCTTGTCATACTCATCTCCATTTGGAACGGCTCTTAACGCCATGATTTCAGCATTATTCGTAACACCATCACCACCTTTATTATTACCTCTAACTTGCGCTACAATTCCAGCTACGTGCGTTCCATGTTTTGCTTCTTTTGGCTCTGGACCTACTACATTGTTGTTTCCGTATTTAGTATCTTTTAAATCATCTGGATTGTCACCAACGATTTTTCTTCCATCAAAATCAACGTTTAAGTTGTAGTTAACTTGTCCGTAGATATAATCTTTGAATTCTTCAATTTGTTTATCAAAATCCGCTTTTGTGCTATTACTTAAAACTTGTGTAAAAACAGCTTTAGCTTGAGATAATGAAGTTTCTGTTGCAGGAATTGCTTTTACTTCTTCTAATGTAAAATCACTCTTTTTGAAATAGCCCACTAAGGCTTTTTCAGCATTTAGAATGAAATCTAATTGTTGTTTTTGAGGTTGAATTCCTTTTAATTCTTCTGCTAATTCTGTTTTTGCTTTGTCATATTCAGGAGTTCCAGGACCTTTTTTAACGATACGTGTCATTTCTAATTGCTCATGAACAGCATTTCCTAAGAAATTCCACCCGTGAATATCGTCGATATAACCGTTTTTGTCATCGTCAATTCCGTTACCTGCAATTTCTTTTTGATTGGTCCAAATCACCGCTTTTAAATCTTCGTGGTTGATATCAACACCTGAATCTACGATACCAACGATAACTTTTTTACCTTTTTTACCTTTTAAAAGTTCCGTGTAAGCTTTGTCAACACTCATACCTGGAAGCGTGTCTTTAACTAAGTCTAAATGACTCCAACGTTGCAAATCTTTTTCTGCGACTGGAGTAGTTTTTAAGGGTAAGTTATCAATATTTTCAACCGGAGTTGAAACCATTTGCTGAGTTCCGCAGCTTGCTAATGCGAATGCAAAAGCTAAACTTAAGTAAAGCGGTCTAAAAATTCTCTTCATTTTTCAATTAATTAATTTCAGTTATTGGACTGAAGTGATTTGTATTTGTTACAATAATATTTCTTTTTAACATTATTTTAAAATGTCTTCACATCTGAAAACTTCTTTCAAACGCACCCCTTTTTCGGTTCGCTCTACCGTAATAATTTCATTGTGAGCGTCGTGCTCTAACCATAAATAATAATTATTATCAGCCGCAGCGTTCATGAATTTTGCTTTTTCATCCAATGTCAACAAAGGTCTAGTGTCGTAACCCATCACATATGGAATTGGAATATGTCCAGCAGTTGCTAGTAAGTCGGCACAAAAAACAATGGTTTTTCCGTTGTAGTTGATGTGCGGTAACATTTGTTTTTCGGTATGACCATCAGCGTAAAATATATCAAAACCTAATTCATTTGAAAACCCAAAATCACTATCAGGACGATTTATGAAATGCAATTGGCCACTTTCTTGCATTGGAAATAAATTCTCGTGTAAAAAAGAAGCTTTTTCACGCGCGTTTGGTTTCGTTGCCCATTCCCAATGGTTTTCATTTGTCCAAAATTTTGCATTTTTAAATGCGACTTCGTAACCGGTTTTATCTTTGTTCCAATTTACGCTTCCACCACAATGGTCAAAATGCAAATGCGTCATGAAAACATCGGTAATATCATCGCGATGAAAACCAGCATTTTTTAACGATTTATCTAACGAATGGTCGCCCCAAAGTGAATAATAACCAAAGAATTTTTCCGATTGTTTATTTCCCATTCCGGTGTCAATTAAAATCAATCGGTTTCCGTCTTCAATTAATAAGCATCTCGCAGCGATATCAATTAGGTTATTTTCGTCGGCCGGATTGGTTTTATTCCAAATGGTTTTAGGTACCACACCAAACATAGCACCACCGTCTAATTTAAAATTTCCAGCTTCAATAGGATGTAATTTCATAGTTCAAACAATTTTCAGCCAAATTACAAAAAATACTATAAACAGAAACTATGAATCTATAAGTTATAAAAATGTTAGCAATTCTTGTAAAAAGCAATTTATGGCTTATCTTTGCGGTTAATTTAGACAAAATCAAAATAAGAATATGATTAAAGTATCTGATACAGCAAGTAAAAAAATCATCGCTATGATGCAAGAAGATGGTTTTGATGCAGCCAAAGATTACGTACGAGTAGGCGTAAAAAGTGGTGGTTGCTCGGGTTTGTCTTATGATTTAAAATTTGACAAAGAAATAGGAGAAAACGATAAAATATTTGAAGATAATAATGTAAAAATTGCCGTTGAGAAAAAGAGTTTTCTTTATTTGGCAGGAACTATATTAGAGTTTTCAGGTGGTTTAAACGGAAAAGGATTTGTGTTTAACAATCCAAACGCACAAAGAACGTGTGGATGTGGAGAGAGTTTCTCTCTATAAATCAAAAAATATGAGTAAGTATACAGAAGACGACTTAAAAGTCGAATTAGAAAATAAAGAATACGAATACGGATTTTACACCGAATTGGACTCGGAAACGTTTCCTATTGGCTTAAATGAAGACATTGTTCGTGCGATTTCGAAGAAAAAAGAAGAGCCTGAATGGATGACCGAATGGCGTTTGGAAGCTTTTCGCGCTTGGCAAGAAATGGAAGAGCCAGAATGGGCAAACGTAAATTACGAAAAACCAGATTTTCAGGCGATTTCGTATTATTCGGCACCTAAAAAAGCGGATCCGAATAAAAAATTAGAAGACGTTGACCCAGAACTTTTGGCGATGTACAAAAAGTTAGGAATTTCGGTTGATGAGCAAAAGAAAATGAATAACGTGGCGATTGATATCGTAGTAGATTCGGTTTCTGTGGCAACGACTTTCAAGAAAACATTGGCTGAAAAAGGAATTATTTTCATGAGTATTTCCGAAGCTATTAAAGAGCATCCAGAATTAGTACGCAAGCATTTAGGAACAGTTGTTCCCATGAAAGACAACTTTTATGCAGCTTTAAACTCAGCCGTTTTCTCGGACGGAAGTTTTTGTTATATTCCAAAAGGAGTGAAGTGTCCAATGGAATTATCTACGTATTTTCGTATCAATCAAGGAGGAACAGGACAATTTGAAAGAACACTTTTAGTTGCCGATGAAGATAGTTATGTATCCTATTTAGAAGGTTGTACAGCGCCTAGTCGTGATGAAAACCAATTGCACGCAGCAGTTGTAGAATTAATTGCAATGGACGGAGCTGAAATCAAATATTCAACCGTTCAAAACTGGTATCCAGGAAATAAAGAAGGAAAAGGCGGGGTTTATAACTTTGTAACTAAAAGAGGTTTGTGCGAGAAAAACGCAAAAATTTCTTGGACACAAGTAGAAACAGGTTCGGCTGTAACTTGGAAATATCCATCATGTGTATTAAAAGGCGATAATTCAATCGGAGAGTTTTATTCGATTGCGGTTACAAATAACTTCCAACAAGCGGATACCGGAACAAAAATGATTCATTTGGGAAAAAACACCAAATCGACCATTATTTCAAAAGGTATTTCAGCTGGAAAATCACAAAACAGTTATAGAGGATTAGTTCAGATAGGAGCAAGAGCAGAAAATGCTCGTAACTTCTCACAATGTGACTCATTGTTAATGGGAAATAATTGTGGTGCACACACTTTTCCATATATCGAAAGTAAAAATGCTTCGGCAAAAATCGAACACGAAGCTACGACTTCAAAAATTGGAGAAGACCAAGTGTTCTATTGTAACCAACGCGGAATCCCAACCGAAAAAGCCATCGCTTTAATCGTAAACGGTTTCAGTAGAGAAGTATTGAATAAATTACCAATGGAATTCGCAGTTGAAGCTCAGAAATTATTGGAAATATCGTTAGAAGGTTCAGTAGGATAGTCAATCATAAATTCGAATATATAACACATTTACAAAATGTTACAGATAAAAAACTTACACGCTTCGGTAGAAGACAAAGACATATTAAAAGGAATCAACCTTGAAATTAAAGCAGGAGAAGTGCATGCAATTATGGGACCAAATGGTGCCGGAAAATCTACATTATCTTCAATTATTGCAGGCAATGAAAATTATGAAGTTTCAGAAGGAGAAATCTTTTTAGATGGCGAAGATTTATCAGAATTAGCACCAGAAGAAAGAGCGCACAAAGGTGTTTTCTTGTCGTTCCAATATCCTGTTGAAATTCCAGGAGTTTCGGTAACTAACTTCATTAAAACAGCTATTAATGAAAAACGTAAAGCTAACGGACAAGAGGAAATGCCAGCAAACGAAATGTTGAAAATGATTCGTGAAAAATCAGAATTGTTAGAAATGGATCGTAAGTTTTTGTCACGTTCGTTAAACGAAGGTTTCTCTGGAGGTGAAAAGAAACGTAATGAGATTTTCCAAATGGCAATGTTAGAGCCTAAAATCGCTATTCTAGACGAAACAGATTCAGGTTTGGACATCGATGCTTTACGTATTGTAGCAAATGGTGTAAATAAATTGAAAAACGAAAACAATGCGGTATTGGTAATTACGCATTACCAACGTTTATTAGATTATAT of Flavobacterium channae contains these proteins:
- the sufC gene encoding Fe-S cluster assembly ATPase SufC translates to MLQIKNLHASVEDKDILKGINLEIKAGEVHAIMGPNGAGKSTLSSIIAGNENYEVSEGEIFLDGEDLSELAPEERAHKGVFLSFQYPVEIPGVSVTNFIKTAINEKRKANGQEEMPANEMLKMIREKSELLEMDRKFLSRSLNEGFSGGEKKRNEIFQMAMLEPKIAILDETDSGLDIDALRIVANGVNKLKNENNAVLVITHYQRLLDYIVPDFVHVLMDGKIVKSGTAALALELEERGYDWIKNELN
- a CDS encoding MBL fold metallo-hydrolase — encoded protein: MKLHPIEAGNFKLDGGAMFGVVPKTIWNKTNPADENNLIDIAARCLLIEDGNRLILIDTGMGNKQSEKFFGYYSLWGDHSLDKSLKNAGFHRDDITDVFMTHLHFDHCGGSVNWNKDKTGYEVAFKNAKFWTNENHWEWATKPNAREKASFLHENLFPMQESGQLHFINRPDSDFGFSNELGFDIFYADGHTEKQMLPHINYNGKTIVFCADLLATAGHIPIPYVMGYDTRPLLTLDEKAKFMNAAADNNYYLWLEHDAHNEIITVERTEKGVRLKEVFRCEDILK
- the sufB gene encoding Fe-S cluster assembly protein SufB, producing MSKYTEDDLKVELENKEYEYGFYTELDSETFPIGLNEDIVRAISKKKEEPEWMTEWRLEAFRAWQEMEEPEWANVNYEKPDFQAISYYSAPKKADPNKKLEDVDPELLAMYKKLGISVDEQKKMNNVAIDIVVDSVSVATTFKKTLAEKGIIFMSISEAIKEHPELVRKHLGTVVPMKDNFYAALNSAVFSDGSFCYIPKGVKCPMELSTYFRINQGGTGQFERTLLVADEDSYVSYLEGCTAPSRDENQLHAAVVELIAMDGAEIKYSTVQNWYPGNKEGKGGVYNFVTKRGLCEKNAKISWTQVETGSAVTWKYPSCVLKGDNSIGEFYSIAVTNNFQQADTGTKMIHLGKNTKSTIISKGISAGKSQNSYRGLVQIGARAENARNFSQCDSLLMGNNCGAHTFPYIESKNASAKIEHEATTSKIGEDQVFYCNQRGIPTEKAIALIVNGFSREVLNKLPMEFAVEAQKLLEISLEGSVG
- a CDS encoding S8 family peptidase — protein: MKRIFRPLYLSLAFAFALASCGTQQMVSTPVENIDNLPLKTTPVAEKDLQRWSHLDLVKDTLPGMSVDKAYTELLKGKKGKKVIVGIVDSGVDINHEDLKAVIWTNQKEIAGNGIDDDKNGYIDDIHGWNFLGNAVHEQLEMTRIVKKGPGTPEYDKAKTELAEELKGIQPQKQQLDFILNAEKALVGYFKKSDFTLEEVKAIPATETSLSQAKAVFTQVLSNSTKADFDKQIEEFKDYIYGQVNYNLNVDFDGRKIVGDNPDDLKDTKYGNNNVVGPEPKEAKHGTHVAGIVAQVRGNNKGGDGVTNNAEIMALRAVPNGDEYDKDIALAIRYAADNGAKVINGSFGKYYSQHKEWVMDAIKYAESKDVLVVIAAGNESYDLDVKNKYPNDTYDGSPEYAKNVLIIGALSPTYGTKMIASFSNYGKNNVDIYAPGDKIYATTPLNTYEYLQGTSMASPNVAGVATLIRSYYPSLTAVQVKQIIMESGTPLKNTVTIGEDKHKANFADASKSGRIVNAYNALVLAAKMAKK
- a CDS encoding M1 family metallopeptidase; this translates as MKKLLFLLVSCTSFAQNNPNPGYWQQHVDYKMEVNMDVKKFQYKGKQEIVYTNNSPDTLHKVFYHLYNNAFQPESEMDARLQAISDPDKRMVKTFKKEGKEVKESRISTLKPNEIGYLNITNFKQDGVSATTKVVGTILEVTLVKPILPKQKTTLSLDFDGQVPLQIRRSGRISEEGVALSMTQWYPKLCEYDFEGWHANPYIAREFHGVWGNFDVKITIDKAYTIGGTGYLQNKNEIGHGYQDAGVQVVYPKKTKTLTWHFYAPNVHDFAWGADNEFIHDMILGPNNVELHFLYKNKKENLENWKKMQPKTAELLAFFNENVGLYPYKQYSVIQGGDGGMEYGMCTLITGNRAFGSLVGVTAHEMAHSWFQFVLATNETKHEWMDEGFTSYISNLAMNKVLPPKKPEVPYEDAYNNYIYLAKSGKEQPLSTHADRYDINMAYGISAYSKGEVFLVQLGYLIGQENLNKTIKRYYNDYKFTHPTPNDIKRVAEKVSGANLDWYLLDWTLTTNTIDYSIKEVSEANAANTKVVFERKGRMPMPLDVMVEYTDGTKEFFYIPNTLMRWEKPNPYPEIKGNVLKGWDWAYPTFTFEIAKPKDKIKSITIDPENMMADVNKEDNIFPKK
- a CDS encoding HesB/IscA family protein, translated to MIKVSDTASKKIIAMMQEDGFDAAKDYVRVGVKSGGCSGLSYDLKFDKEIGENDKIFEDNNVKIAVEKKSFLYLAGTILEFSGGLNGKGFVFNNPNAQRTCGCGESFSL